Below is a genomic region from Microbacterium galbinum.
GAAATCGAATCGATCTCACCCATCAAGTTCGACCGTGTGCCCAAAATTGGCGAAGAGCACCGGATTACCGGCGGATCAGTTCTCGGTCCGTACTTCCTCGTTTCGGGAACCCCCTGGGCCGTGAATGATTACTACACTGCGGTTGTAGTGCATGACGATCAACGCCCCCGAACGTAGAACGACGGCGACCGAACGCTCACCGCTCCGCCTGGCTGAGTCAGCAATCTGGCGCTCGGGCTCGGTCATTGAGCACCACTCGCTCAGATAAGCCGCTCCGGTATCCCCAGTCTCGCTTCGACCTCATCATTCTCTGACGCGATTGGCGGGCCTCCTCGCTACGATCAGGGCATGACCCGGCGAGACAGCGTGGAGCAACGTGACGATCTTGACGGCTCTGTCGCAACCACGTCGTCGAGTTCAGCTACCGCGGCCGGGCGTACGAGATCGACCTATCGACCGACAACGCCGAGGCGTTTTTCCACGCCATCGAGCCGTATATCGACGCAGCTCGCCCCATCGACTACCGGGACCCAAGAACGCCACCAGCACAGCCGACGCCGACCGAAATCCGGCGGTGGGCGATCGAGAACGGCATCACGGTCTCGCCGCAAGGGCGGATCGCCCATCGCAACCGTGCCGCTCACGCCGCGGCTCTCCCAGGCGAACCTGACACTTGCACCTCTCGACAGCCTCCGCCCCCGAAGGAGGCTTCTTCGTGACCAGCCGCGACGATCACGCCCGTCTTACCCGCCTGCACGAAGTCCGTCAGGGCATAGAGTCCTTACACGCCCAGGCTCTCGCTGAACGCGCCGGACAGGTCTACTCCGTCGAGGAGACTGTCGAGAGAGTGCGGCGCCATGATCTCGCCCTCGAGGCCATGCCGAGCTGGGGGCTGGACGGCGAAAAGCAACGTCCGTCCGAAGCGCCTCCGCAACAATGAAGGCAGCCCCTTTGCGAAGGAGCGCACCGGTTGCCTTTCCCCGAAGGCACTCGTCACGAGCCGGTCACCATCTCAGCCCCGTCTCGGCTCAATGTCCAACCACTACCCCCGATAAGAACAGTTATCCGGACTATCCGGCGCGATGTCCATCGAGCTGACCTTGGGTTCGACAAGACCGCGCACCCACGAAACCGCAGTTGATTCCCGCGCTGGACTGCGACCAATCACTCCATCGGGGGATCAGCGCGACTGGCCTACAACCCCGCTTGCAGACGCCACGCTGCGGTCCCGTCATCCGTCGACGCACACGTCAATGCCTTATCGACAGTCTGACCCAGCTCCCATAGGGCCGTCTCTTCAGCGACCCACCACTTAGCCGACGCCGACGAGCTCTTTCTCCGCAAGAGCCGGGATCGATCGGCGAGACGGATGGGCAGGAATGCAGATCGCGATGATGGAGGCGAGAAGCGATACACCCGCTCCGATGTAGAGCGCAACACGGAAGCCGACCTCAGAAGGCACGATCGCCTCGCCGAGGTGGATTGTCATCTGCGCCAGGATCACCCCCACGACGGCCGCGCCGATGGTGGTTCCGAGTGAGCGCATCAACGTGTTGAACCCGTTCGCCGCAGCAGTCTCGTCGCGGGGCACCACGCCCATGATCAACGCCGGCATGGCCCCATACGCGAGAGCAACGCCACTGTTGATGACTATGCCGGTCAGAAGCAGTCCCCACGTACTGCCCATCGCCAGCAGTCCTACCCCATACCCCACCGCGAGGATTCCCGCTCCGACTGTGAGCGTGAACTTCGGCCCCCTCGCGTTCGTCATCCTGCCGCCAACCGGTGAGAGCAGCAGCATCATCAGTCC
It encodes:
- a CDS encoding Lsr2 family DNA-binding protein, with product MDYRDPRTPPAQPTPTEIRRWAIENGITVSPQGRIAHRNRAAHAAALPGEPDTCTSRQPPPPKEASS